In Chryseobacterium salivictor, the DNA window GCGGGGCTTTTTATAACAAGTCTTTGTAAATATAACAAAAAGAACAATTAGCGAAAATCTTCGTGATGTAAACTTCAACCCCGCTAATAGAAATACACTGTTGAACTAAACCTCCGGTAGCTTTTCCGATTCGCCGTTTCATTAACTTTGTTTTTATTAACCTTTTAAAAACCCATAAAATGGCTACAAAAAAAAATCTCCGGAGGATTTAAGGACGAACAAAATTTTGAATCGCGCTTCAAGCGAAGTTAACGGTTTTGCTGAACTCCTGCAACGCTTTGAAAGAAATATTTCCATCCTGGGCAGAAGCAAGAGAACCTTCGATAATTATTCGCGTCATGTCGCCGCCATGGCGCTCCATTTCAAAACTTTGCCCACTGAACTCGATCCCGAACAGGTCAAAGATTATCTTTACCAACTCCAGCAGCGAAGCCAAACCCCATCCCAGTCGTACTTCAAACATACCGTTTACGGACTGCGGTTCCTGCTGAAGACCGAAGGTTTGCCTTATAATTTCCTGCACCTTCCTGCTATTCCAAAAGTGAATAAACTTCCGGTGATCCTGAGTCGGGAAGAGATCTGGCGCATGCTTCAAACGGCCGAACTCCTGAAACACAAACTGCTCATCGGGCTGATTTACGGTTGCGGACTGCGCTGCATGGAAGTCCGAAATATCGAACTTCAGCATCTTGATTTTGACCGACAAATGTTACATGTTGTTCAGGGAAAAGGTCAAAAAGACCGTTATGTTCCTTTATCCGGGCATTTAATCCGGGGACTGAAAACCTTTATTTCAGTGGAAAATCCGACTCAATATTTATTTAATGGAAATCAAAATAGAAATATTGAAGAAATTGATGCTTCGGCTTCGCTCAGCACAAGAGCTTCGAACAATAAAGGTTTTGATTCCAGATACAGTCAAAGAGGCGTTCAATGGGTAATCAAAACGGTGAGCAAAAAAGCAGGCATCACCAAAGAAGTTCATACCCACACGTTGCGGCACTCTTATGCCACGCATTTATTGGAAGACGGCGTTCCCATTATCATGGTGCAGAAACTTCTGGGTCATGAAAGAATCGAATCCACGATGGAATATCTTCATGTCTGCCAGCTTTCGGATCAGAAGCCTCACAGTCCTTTGGATACCGTTTTCGCTTTATGCCGCAAAAATGGAAACCCGAAGTAAAGGTGGAAGTGTTGCGGATGTTCTTCGCAAAATCAATTTATCGGCCCAAAATTTTACAGTTCATCAGGAAAAAACACTTCGGGCTTTGTCCTATTGCCGGACTTCCGCTCTGGGCGGTCATAGCGATGCATGCGATGGCTGCGGAAATCTTTCCATCAGTTATAACTCCTGTCGTAATAGGCATTGTCCGCAATGTCAAGGTCATAAAAAGGAAGAGTGGATTTAAAAACGGGAGCAGGATTTATTGCCGTGTAGTTATTATCATCTGGTTTTTACTTTGCCCGAAGAACTCAATGGTTTGGCGATCTCTCAACCGGTATTATTGTACAAAACCTTGTTTGACGTGGCTTGGGCAACATTAAATCAGTTCGGCAAAACAGAACAGATGCAACTCGGAATGATTGCCGTTCTTCACACGTGGGGACAGAACCTGAGCCTGCATCCCCATCTGCACTGCATTGTTCCAGGCGGTGGAATCAATAAACAGGGGAAATGGAAAAAGAAAGTAAGAACCGATAAATATCTCTTTTCCGTAAAAGCGATGAGCAAAGTGTTCAGAGCCAAGTTTGTGGCGCTGCTTCGGGATTCAGGAAACGGTGATGGAGCGTTGATGAATACCTTATTCTCCAAAAACTGGGTGGTTTATGCGAAAAGACCTTTTGGCGGACCAAAACAGGTGATCGAATATTTAGGAAGATACACCCACAAAGTTGCGATCAGTAATCACCGCATCAAAGAAGTTACTGAAAAAGAAGTCCGTTTTGGCTACAAGGATTACCGGAAAGGTGGCGAGAAAAAAGAAATGACTTTATCGAATGTGGAGTTTATCAGACGCTTCAGTCTGCATATCCTGCCGAAAAGGTTTGTGCGGATCAGGCATTACGGAATCCTGAGCAGTTCCTGGAAACGTGGGAAACTCCAAGATTTACAAAAAAGTTTAAAAGTGAAAAGAACTGTTTTTGCACCCGAAACATTGCTCAGAAAATGCCGCTGTTGCAAGGAAGGAAACCTGGTCACCATCACCATTTTCGGGCAGCGGGGACCACCGCAAGACTTTCTTTTCGTCACCCAACCTTTGTCTGCGAAATAATCTCTGCGGGTAAGGGAAATTATATTCTGTAGCGAAGAAAAACCGCAGAAAACCACTTCCAAAGGCTACCAAACGCCACAAAAAAAAGCAGTCCTTCTGAAAAACTGCTTTAATCTCCTAAATTCTGAAATCGATAACTCCATAAGGTTACCAACTGCTGGCAAAAAGCTACCAGAGTTGGAATTTACCCTGAGGCTCTCGAAGGGTTCAACAGGCTTTCATTTCTTGTCTTGCAGACAAAATGAAAGCTTAGTTATTGTACGACGTTTTTTTATTCTTATTTACTTGTAATTAGATTTTTAAACTTCTGAATTATTTTCTGGAAAACAGTCAATTCAATTCCAATATTTTCACATTTTAAAGCATTCAGAAATTCTGGCAGATTTAAATAAATGTTAGTTTTTAAAGTTGCAATTTTTTTGTTTTTGTAATTGTACAAACTTATATATTCATGAGAATCATCATCTATTCCATTTTTGAATCCTCGAATTTCGTTTAATTTTATTTCCTTCTTAAAAATCAATAAATTGTTATATGTCAATTTTTCATTTTGAATTTTTGCATTTATTAATTCGAAATAGTTTTTTTTGATTAAAACATAAATCATTGATAAAAAAAGTAAAATGAAATAAGCAAACCAAAAATAATGACCCTTAGAAATCATATTTTCATAAGCACCTTCGGTAAAAATGAGTGGTAGAGAAAAAGAAGTGAACATTAGTATAAGTCTGAAAATTACTATCACATAATTTTTTATTTTCAATTTCATTAAATTCATCTTCTCTCTTGTTTTCATGACGAGTTTTATTAAAATGGCGTACAACTCGTTTATATGTATGACACAATCATACAAAGCCACCCCGATTTGGGTGTATATGTATGATTATCGTCATACATTATTGCCTCGCTAAAATAGCGAAAATATTTTACAAATCATCAAACGGACTTTTTATCTGCTGCAGACTCTTGGTGCTCACATGCGTGTAAATCTCCGTGGTCTTGCTGTGTCCACTTAGTTCCTGAATATACCGGAAATCCGTCCCACGTACCAATTAATGCTGGCGTAAATATGGCGCAGCCAGTGCAAAGTGACCGGCTTGGTGATTTCAGCTTTAGTCAGCGTACGAATGGCAGTGAGGTCTGCTTTCATTAAGAAGATATAATCTGTAAATTTGCAGCATATCCCTTAACAAAATATGACAGAATTTATTCAGCAGCCGTGGCCGTGGTATGTCGCGGGACCACTGATCGGACTTACCGTTCCGGCGCTTTTAATCCTCGGTAACAAATCATTTGGAATCTCTTCTTCGCTGCGGCATATCTGTGCATCATGTCTGCCGGCTAATATTCCCTTCTTTAAATACAATTGGAAAAAAGAAGTATGGAATCTCTTTTTCGTCTTTGGGATCTTCCTGGGCGGCGTGATCACCATGCTTTTCTTTTCAGATCCCCATCCCATAGAGGTTCATCCGGATTTGGCTAAGGAACTTGCAGGATATGGCATCACCAATTACAGCAACCTGGTTCCCGTGGATCTCATGAACTGGGAGTCTTTATTTACACTGAGAGGTTTTGTGATGATGGTAGGCGGCGGCTTTATGGTAGGATTCGGTACCCGTTATGCCGGAGGATGTACCAGCGGACATTCGATCATGGGAATTGCCAATCTGCAGCTTCCGAGTTTAATTGCTACAGTCTGCTTTATGATAGGCGGATTTCTGATGGCCAATGTGTTACTACCCATTATTCTTTCCCTTTAAAATTAAAAAAATGCAGAAAAATATAGAAACCAAAGACGATCTGGAACTGAGATCACTGGATACCATGTGTGTGAACGAAAGCCGGTTACAGCACCGCGGGTATCATAACATTAAATATCTTGTGCTGGGCATCCTGTTCGGAATTCTATTTATAAAAGCGGAGGTGATCAGCTGGTTCCGCATCCAGGAAATGTTCCGCATGCAGTCTTTTCACATGTACGGCATCATTGGCAGTGCAATTCTGGTGGCGATGATTTCCATCTGGCTGATCAAGAAATTCAATATCAGAACGATTTACGGGGAAGAAATCATCTTCCATAAAAAGACCTTCAATAAAGGCCATATCTATGGAGGATTGATTTTCGGTTTCGGCTGGGCGCTTACCGGTGCATGTCCGGGACCGCTGTTTGCGCAAATCGGTACCGGCGCTACCGTGGTCGTGGTAACACTGCTCAGCGCGATTGCCGGAACCTGGGTGTATGGCTATATCAGAGAGAAATTGCCGCATTAAATTGTAATCTTCCGGAAAAACCCTGCAAAATGAATACAGAAAGAAAAGAGCACTGGGAAAAGGTATATGAGACGAAAAACCCACACGAAGTAAGCTGGACCCAGGAAGTTCCGGAAACTTCACTGGCGCTGATCCACTCGTTTGGATTAGACCGTTCCGCAAAGATGATCGATATCGGCGGTGGCGACAGCAAACTGGTGGATTTTCTGCTCGATGAGGGATTTGAAAACCTCACCGTTCTGGATATTTCCGCTAAAGCGCTTGAAAAAGCAAAGAAAAGGTTGGGCGAAAAAGCCGGAAAGGTGACATGGATCGTGAGCGACATTACCGAATTTAAACCGGAAACGACCTACGATGTTTGGCACGACCGCGCGACTTTCCATTTCCTGACCGAAGAAACGCAGGTGAAGAAATATGTGGATATTGCTGAACAGGCGGTAAGCGGTTATCTGGTGATCGGGACATTCTCAGAAAATGGTCCGGAAAAATGCAGCGGTCTTCCGGTCAGACAATATACCACAGAAACACTTGTCTCTGTTTTCGCAGAAGGTTTCGAAAAACTAAGCTGCAGAACGGAAAATCATGAAACTCCGTTTGGAACGGAGCAGAACTTTGTGTTTTGCAGTTTCAAACGGAGCGGAGGATAAAAACAGGATCTTTTAAATAATGCAGTGCCCGGCTGCGAAGACTTTGAACCGCCATGGCCAGCTTTCGCAGGTTATCTTTTACCCAGGGTGATTATTGTTGAAAACAATCCCTAACGCACACTGATTTGCAATTGTTCTTCTTTACAGTATCCGGATTTATTGATTGATCTGTATTGTGAGTTCAGGACGGGGACAGCCTCGTTTTTCCTTCTGGGTTTCTGTATCAATGCTTGTACTGTGCTTCCACCTATCTGCAATATTCCTCCAATATAAGTCCAATAAAACTCCAATAGAATATTGGAGGAGCAATGCTTTTATAATGGTTTTTAATTGTATCTTTATCGGACTTAATCCGCTGATCGTTAGTAGAAATAGAGTTTTTCTGACGGGCGCTTGATGTTAATCCAACTCACAAGGAAATCGTTATGGCAAATTTAAAGAAAAACGGCAACCTGAGCGGTGCCATCGGCAATATTGTTTTTGTAAATGATGGCGACCGCATATTCGTGCGCTTGAAACCCGACAGCGTGAAGCAGTCGCCCCAAACCAAAGCGGCAGCAGGAGTTTTCGGACTGGTAAGCGCCAGGGAAAAGACGTTCCGGCTGAAATTATTGAAGGAGTTGGGCATTCCTGCGCTGCAGTATTTTGCGGCCCGCCACCGCGCAAGAATCTGGAAAACCATCATCGGAAATCCTGCAATCAGCCCAAGATTTGGTGATCCCCAAGGTTTGACAGGGTTCTCGTTTAATCCGAAAGCAGAATGGCAAAGCTGCACCAACTTTTTTCCGGAAGTAGAAAGGGTTTCGAACGGTGAAATGAAGGTGCACCTGCCCGAACTGAAATGGAAAACCCAGATCATCCCTCCCAAAAATTGCCGTGCAGCAGTACTCACGCTCTTTGCAATGACCTCCGACCTCAATAGCCCGTCGGTTCCCCTAAAAGTACTTTCGAAAATAGAAATGGAAATCAGCGCAACCGCCGCGGTTTCCGCCCGGGAATGGAGGATCCCGGTAGAACCGCCCGCAGGATGGCTGCTCATCGTAGGCTGCGTGAAGTTTAATACGACCCACCATGCCACAACAGTGCAGCAACAGTTTTCGGCAACTTATCTATGGGCGGGTCTGACGGAGGAGTAACACGGCAAGTCCGGCAACTGACAAAGAACATCCGCTGCTCCTGCATCATACTTTTCTTTCTAAGGAAGCAGCAGTCAGCGCCGCGTCTTCCTCACAATGCGGTCTTTGCCGCAAAAAGCAAACTGTTCTGATCCATCCGTTCCCTGCACAAAATATCCTGACTCTTTGAGCAATTGAAATACCTGCTCTTCATAATTACTGTATTTTCAAAATTCATTCTTGCTGATACATCAATGACGGGATTTTCTGCAATTTCAATATCAATAAACTTTGCTCAATGAATCATCAGTTGCTGGAGAATAGAGGTTGGTGGTGGGCTTTTTTTACAATTTCTGCAAGTACAGGATTAAGATAAATCTGGTTTAAAACCTCTTTAAATTTGCTTATAAAAAAAAAATTTCTTTTACCCCGACTCTAAAAGGCGGAAAAATTCATCAAAATTAAAGCCTTTAGGAATGGGGAAAATTAATTTTGTTAAATTTTAAACTGGCGCTTAGGTTGTCCCAGATAAAATTCAAGGTGAAAGCCTCGTCCGAATGATAACCCTTCGTTCATTGAAATACAGTTCATTGAATTTCAGTTTATTCAAAATTATTTCTGAACTTTTATACTGATGAAGTGGATCTAAGATTTATTGAAGAAAACAGGGCAGTTGCAATGCGTTTGGTCTGCCTCCAAAAGCTCATATCGTATTGGTAGGTACAAAAAAAGCTGCGGAATAACCGCAGCTTCTTTGAATAAAAAGGTCGTTTAGTGTTCTTCGTTTCCGTCAGCGCCGTGAGCGTGACCGTGCGCCAGCTCTTCCTCTGTTGCCGGTCTCGTGGAAGCTACTTCGATATCAAAGTGTAAGGTTTTCCCCGCCATCGGATGGTTAAGGTCAACCGTTACCCCTTCCGGAGTAACTTCTAAAACAACGCCGCTTACATGGTTTCCCTGAGCGTCCTGTAAAGGCAGCATCGCGCCGATTGGCGGCATTCCCGACTGCGCAAACATTTCTGCTGGCAGCTGCGCAATTGCGTTTTCGATGATATCGCCATAGCCTTCTTCCGGCGTGATGGTGAAAGATTTCTGATCTCCTGCAACCATTCCCTGAAGGTGTTCTTCAAACTTCGGCAACATCATTCCTACGCCATACAGGAAAGTGAAAGGGTTTTCGGCATCAGTTTTTTCAATGAAAGTTTTTTCACCGTTCTCTTCAATGGCGTTCAGCGTGTAATGAAGCGCTACTACGTGGTTTTTGTCTATTGTCATAAGGTAATGTTATCAAGGAGTTCTACCTCCTTTTTATTAAAATTGTATGTTTTAACGGGTAACTTTTAGGTTTATCCTATTGGATGCAAAGGTACTGATTTCAAATAAAATACCAGTGGACAGAGAAATGAAGTTCTTTAATTCTTTCAGAATATAATTGTAAATTGCATAGAGGTTATTCAAAGAATATTGAACCGGAAATCCGAAAAATAGAAGAGAACACGTTTTATAGATCCTCTTTTTTATGACACGCGATGGCAGAACCCATTAATTAAAATACAGATTATGAATTCATTAGAAACCCTTTTCAGCCCTTATCAACTGGGCAGTATTACCTTAAAGAACCGCATTGTTATGGCACCCATGACGCGAAGCAGGGCAACCGGAAATATTCCGAATGATCTGATGGCCCAGTATTATGGCAGCCGCGCCAGCGCAGGATTGATTATTACCGAAGGAACCGCTCCTTCCCCAAACGGTTTGGGTTATGCCAGAATACCGGGTATCTACAGCGACGGACAAATTGCAGGCTGGAAGAAAGTCACCGATGCCGTCCATCAGGCTGGCGGTAAAATTTTTGTACAGCTGATGCATACCGGCCGGATAAGCCATCCATTGAACATGCCCGAAGGAGCGGAAGTCATTGGAGCTTCTCCCATAGCAGCAGTAAACACCCAGATGTACACCGATCAGGAAGCTATGCAATCTCTTCCTGTCCCAAGAGAAGTGGCAACAGCCGAAATCCCCACGATTATTGCTGAATTTGTACACGCTGCAAAATCAGCGGTTGCTGCCGGATTTGATGGGGTGGAACTGCACGCGGCGAACGGCTATCTGCTGGAGCAGTTTTTAAATACGGCTTCCAATCAGCGGACTGATGCGTACGGCGGTTCCATAGAAAACCGCAACCGTCTGGTGCTCGAAGCAGCTGAGGCCGTAGCAGCTGCCATCGGTAAAGACAAAACAGGGATCAGACTTTCTCCTTTTGGAGCTTTTGGTGAAATGTTACCCGATGAAACTACCGGGGAACAGTACGCCCAATTGGCTGCAGGATTGAAAGCTATCGGTATTTTATATATCCATGTGGTCGATCATTCATCCATGGGGACGCCAACTGTTCCGCAATCTGTAAAAGATGCGATAAGAAAAGAATTTGGAGGTACCATTATTCTTTCCGGAGGATACGATGCGGACCGTGCTGAAGCGGATCTTAAAGCCGGAAAAGGGGATTTGGTCGCATTTGCAAGACCTTTTATTGCCAATCCCGATTTGGTGAAGAAGTTTGCTGCAGGAGCCGCTCTGGCTGCTCCGGACCCCGATACTTTTTATACCCCGGGAGAAAAAGGATATACTGATTATCCGGTTTCAGCAATTTAAATTGAGCATATAGCATTATATAACAAAGCAGGTCCGAATATTTCCAGGCCTGCTTTATTATTTCAAACATCAGTACTAAACTGCCAGATAGCCGCCATCTACCGCATAATAGCTTCCCGTAACGAATGAGGCTGCATCCGAGGCCAAAAACAGACACATCGCCGCAACTTCCTCTGCTGTTCCGAGCCTGCCGAATGCGTGCTTGGATTCCAGATGGTTAATGGCTTCTTTCCCCATGCTTTCTTCATTGACCATACCGGTATAAATGAAACCGGGGCCTATTGCGTTGACGCGGATGTTTTCAGGACCGTGTTCCCAGGCTGCGGTTTTCGTTAAACCCACTACGCCGTGTTTGGCTGCCACATATCCCGCAGAATTTGCAAAACCCGCCTGTCCTAAAATAGAAGCAATATTGATAATGCTTCCACCACCGGCTTTCAGCATGGCGGGGATTTGGTATTTCATCCCGAAGAAGACGCCGGAAAGATTGACTGCAATTACCTTTTCCCAACCTTCCACAGACATTTCCTCTACTTTGTTGATCTCGCCTCCAATTCCGGCATTGTTTACTGAAAGGTGCAGAGCACCGAATTTTTCAACGGTTTCTTTTACCAGTCTTTCATGGTCTTCCGGACTTGCTGAATTGGCCTTCACGAACAGGGCTTCGCCGCCATTGTTTCTGATCAGTGCTGCCACTTCATTTCCGTGAGTTTCATTGAGGTCACTTACCGCCACTTTTGCACCTTCTTTTGCAAACAGCAATGCGGTTGCTTTACCAATCCCTGAACCCGCGCCGGTAATAACGGCGACTTTGTCTTGTAACTGTCCCATATTTTTGGTTTTTATTTTACTCAAATTTACGGATTTAAAGACTTGGAATTACTGAAATTGGTCACTTTAACAATGATTGATGACAGTCAGAATTTCAGAGAACAGCGGAAATACACCTGTCCGGCAATGGTGATCCTGGAATGGAATCATAAGCAGGTGAATAACTGCACCGTGCCAATATTTTAGCAGGAGCAATTAGGAAGATGCTTCGGCGGGAAAGAATGGAATGCTATTCGGTCTGCAACCCGACGGTCCCCGATTCTGTGAGGCGCAGAATGCCTTCCGTTAACCTTTCGGGATGTTCTGTAAATCCTTTAAGTTTACTCGATTTCCCTTTAATGATAATATCCTGAATCTGTTTTTCGGTGAGTTTCTTTCCGAACACGATAAATGGAAGTTTGAAACCACAGCTTTTATAACTGGAACAGCCGATGGCGGTTTTACCTTTCATCAGTTTGTTTTCCCCGCATTTCGGACAATCGGTTTCTTCCCAGATAATGGCAACCGTTTTTCGCGGCGTGGGGTCTTTCTTTTCTTTGGGCTGCACTTCCTGTTGAAAGGAAATTACTTTTGCCTTTTCATTGATGACTTTTCGGGTGAGATCGGTCACCATTGCAATCAGTTCCTCTTTAAACTGACTGGCTTCATATTCGCCGCGCTCTATTTTACGGAGTTTAAATTCCCATTCTCCCGTTAATTCAGGGCTTTTTAACAGTTCATCCTGGATCGTATCGATCAGTTCGACGCCGGTGGAAGTGGCGAAGATGTTTTTCTTTTTCCGCTCGATGTATTTTCTTCGGAAAAGTGTTTCGATAATATTCGCCCGGGTAGAAGGTCTTCCGATTCCGTTGTTTTTCATCATTTCGCGCAGTTCTTCATCATCCACCTGTTTTCCGGCGGTTTCCATGGCGCGGAGTAAGGTTGCTTCTGTATACGCTTTTGGCGGACTTGTTTTTCCCTGATGGATGAATGGTTTGTGCGGTCCTTTTTCCCCGGCTTTAAATTCGGGAATCAATTGTTCTTCCTCTTTTTCTTTTTTCTCGGTATCGTCTTTTTCTTTACTGTAAACTTCGCGCCAGCCCAGTTCCAGAATTTGTCTGCCGGTTGTTTTAAAGGGAATGGTGCCAACCTGGCCTTCCACCAAAGTATTTGAGATTTTACATTCGGGGTAAAAAACGGCGATAAACCGTTTCGCGACCAAATCATAAATCAACTTTTCTTCTCTGCTTAAACTGGAAGAAGGCGGGATTTCGGTCGGAATAATCGCGTGGTGATCAGTCACTTTGGTATCATCAAAAACAGTTTTAGATTTGGGAATCGGCTGGGCTAAAAGCGGAGCGGTTAATTCCCGGTAAAAATTCATGCTCTGAAGAATAGCCGGTATCTGCGGATGCAGACTTTCGGAAAGGTAAGTGGTATCCACACGCGGATAGGTCGTATGTTTCTTTTCGTATAAACTCTGAATATATTTCAACGTATTCTCCGCAGAAAAACCAAATTTACGGTTGGCTTCCACCTGTAAAGCCGTCAAATCAAAGAGTCTTGGATTTTTCTCTTTACCTTCTTTAATTTCAAAAGAGATGATTTCGAAAAGATTCTGTTTCAGGTATTCCAGCCCTTTTTCGGCTTTTTCTTTCGTTTTTAAACGGTCGATGGCCGCATTGAAAATGACGTCGCGGTATTTGGTTTTCAGTTCCCAGTATTCTTCGGTATTGAAGGCGTCAATTTCTTTTTGTCGCTGAACGATCATGGCGAGAGTAGGGGTTTGAACCCGTCCAATGGAAAGAACACTTTTGTTGCCGCCAAATTTTCGGGTGAACAAACGGGTGGCGTTGATTCCCAAAAGCCAGTCACCAATAGCGCGTGCATTCCCGGCCTGATAGAGGTTATGATAGTCTTCCGAAGGTTTCAGGTTGGCAAATCCTTCTTTAATGGCCACTTCGGTCAGTGAAGAAATCCAAAGTCTTTTGATGGGCTTTTTGCATTTCGCTTTGTGCAGAACCCAGCGCTGTATCACCTCACCTTCCTGCCCGGCATCCCCGCAATTGATGACTTCTTCGCAATCAGCAACTAGTTTTTCAATGATTTTAAACTGTTTTTCAACCCCCGGGTTTTCTATTAATTTTATCCCGAAAGGCTCCGGAATGATGGGAAGGAAAATAAGGTTCCACGATTTAAGATGCGGACTGTAATCATGCGGTTCTTTGAGGGTACAAAGATGACCAAACGTCCAGGTTACCCAATAACCGTTGCCTTCGAAGTATCCCTGTTTGGGTTGGTCGGCTCCCAAAACTTTGGCAATATCCCGGGCAACACTTGGCTTTTCAGCAATACATAATTTCATAGTTCAGCTTCATTTTTTGGGCGACTGCAAATTTCAGTAATTTTTTCTAAACTATGGGTTCAAACCTGGGAAAAGAAATTCTTTCTGATTTCAAAAAAGGGTTTAGAAAACCGAAAGCTTAATGGTGGCCTTTAAACTGTAATTTTAACACCAACGCCAGGAATGTTTTTACAAAAGCGCGTCTGTTTAAATTTGTTTTAAAAACTGCAAGAATCAAAAAAGCGATAATCTTTTTTTAAGTTTTTCAAATGAACTAACAATTGTATTTACATTTCCAGAGAAAATCTTAATAATTTTAATTTTTTAACACCAATAACACGAACAATAATAGTTGTCTGTAAAAGCAGGTAATCTTTAAGTATTCCCACCAAAAAAACGCTCCCGAAAAATTCAGGAGCGTCAGTATTTTTAAATGAGTGGATTACAGATTCATAAAAAATTTCGGATTGACCGGCGTGTTGTTTTTGTGAACTTCGTAATGAAGATGAGGTCCGGTGGAACGGCCTGTATTGCCGGATTTTGCGATTACATCATTTACCGTTACCACATCATTTGCTTTGACCAGTATTTTAGAAAGATGGCCGTAGAGGGTATCCAGACCATTTCCGTGCGAGATAATGACACAGTTTCCGTAGCCGCTTTTTTCGCCGGCAAAAATTACTTTTCCTGAGGCCGCGCTCCGCACGTCGGAACCGTGAGCCACCGCAATGTCAAGCCCTTTATGGAATTTCATCTGGTCTTTTTCGGAGGGGGCGTTATTTTTCTCGGCTAATGGTTGGTTTGGATTGGGAACGATCATTTTTTTAGTCACATTTCCTACGCTGTCTTTTACTTCGATGTACTGTGGTTCAGCTTTTACGGAATGCACGGACGCCAACATCACCGTTTTTTCCGGGAACGGATTTTTTCTTTTTCCAAATTGTGAGGAAATGTAGCCGTCGGTAGGGATTCCCAAAGGAACCTGTTGTAATTTCTTCTGCAAATCCACCAGATACTGGCTGTACCGGTTGGTTTGTTTTGCCAGATAAACCGTATTGGAAATACTGTCTTTTGCGAGCATCTCTATTTTACCGTCAGATAAATTC includes these proteins:
- a CDS encoding tyrosine-type recombinase/integrase, which encodes MNRASSEVNGFAELLQRFERNISILGRSKRTFDNYSRHVAAMALHFKTLPTELDPEQVKDYLYQLQQRSQTPSQSYFKHTVYGLRFLLKTEGLPYNFLHLPAIPKVNKLPVILSREEIWRMLQTAELLKHKLLIGLIYGCGLRCMEVRNIELQHLDFDRQMLHVVQGKGQKDRYVPLSGHLIRGLKTFISVENPTQYLFNGNQNRNIEEIDASASLSTRASNNKGFDSRYSQRGVQWVIKTVSKKAGITKEVHTHTLRHSYATHLLEDGVPIIMVQKLLGHERIESTMEYLHVCQLSDQKPHSPLDTVFALCRKNGNPK
- a CDS encoding YeeE/YedE family protein, whose amino-acid sequence is MTEFIQQPWPWYVAGPLIGLTVPALLILGNKSFGISSSLRHICASCLPANIPFFKYNWKKEVWNLFFVFGIFLGGVITMLFFSDPHPIEVHPDLAKELAGYGITNYSNLVPVDLMNWESLFTLRGFVMMVGGGFMVGFGTRYAGGCTSGHSIMGIANLQLPSLIATVCFMIGGFLMANVLLPIILSL
- a CDS encoding DUF6691 family protein, producing the protein MQKNIETKDDLELRSLDTMCVNESRLQHRGYHNIKYLVLGILFGILFIKAEVISWFRIQEMFRMQSFHMYGIIGSAILVAMISIWLIKKFNIRTIYGEEIIFHKKTFNKGHIYGGLIFGFGWALTGACPGPLFAQIGTGATVVVVTLLSAIAGTWVYGYIREKLPH
- a CDS encoding class I SAM-dependent methyltransferase, with translation MNTERKEHWEKVYETKNPHEVSWTQEVPETSLALIHSFGLDRSAKMIDIGGGDSKLVDFLLDEGFENLTVLDISAKALEKAKKRLGEKAGKVTWIVSDITEFKPETTYDVWHDRATFHFLTEETQVKKYVDIAEQAVSGYLVIGTFSENGPEKCSGLPVRQYTTETLVSVFAEGFEKLSCRTENHETPFGTEQNFVFCSFKRSGG
- a CDS encoding FKBP-type peptidyl-prolyl cis-trans isomerase — translated: MTIDKNHVVALHYTLNAIEENGEKTFIEKTDAENPFTFLYGVGMMLPKFEEHLQGMVAGDQKSFTITPEEGYGDIIENAIAQLPAEMFAQSGMPPIGAMLPLQDAQGNHVSGVVLEVTPEGVTVDLNHPMAGKTLHFDIEVASTRPATEEELAHGHAHGADGNEEH
- a CDS encoding alkene reductase → MNSLETLFSPYQLGSITLKNRIVMAPMTRSRATGNIPNDLMAQYYGSRASAGLIITEGTAPSPNGLGYARIPGIYSDGQIAGWKKVTDAVHQAGGKIFVQLMHTGRISHPLNMPEGAEVIGASPIAAVNTQMYTDQEAMQSLPVPREVATAEIPTIIAEFVHAAKSAVAAGFDGVELHAANGYLLEQFLNTASNQRTDAYGGSIENRNRLVLEAAEAVAAAIGKDKTGIRLSPFGAFGEMLPDETTGEQYAQLAAGLKAIGILYIHVVDHSSMGTPTVPQSVKDAIRKEFGGTIILSGGYDADRAEADLKAGKGDLVAFARPFIANPDLVKKFAAGAALAAPDPDTFYTPGEKGYTDYPVSAI
- a CDS encoding SDR family NAD(P)-dependent oxidoreductase, whose protein sequence is MGQLQDKVAVITGAGSGIGKATALLFAKEGAKVAVSDLNETHGNEVAALIRNNGGEALFVKANSASPEDHERLVKETVEKFGALHLSVNNAGIGGEINKVEEMSVEGWEKVIAVNLSGVFFGMKYQIPAMLKAGGGSIINIASILGQAGFANSAGYVAAKHGVVGLTKTAAWEHGPENIRVNAIGPGFIYTGMVNEESMGKEAINHLESKHAFGRLGTAEEVAAMCLFLASDAASFVTGSYYAVDGGYLAV
- a CDS encoding type IA DNA topoisomerase; protein product: MKLCIAEKPSVARDIAKVLGADQPKQGYFEGNGYWVTWTFGHLCTLKEPHDYSPHLKSWNLIFLPIIPEPFGIKLIENPGVEKQFKIIEKLVADCEEVINCGDAGQEGEVIQRWVLHKAKCKKPIKRLWISSLTEVAIKEGFANLKPSEDYHNLYQAGNARAIGDWLLGINATRLFTRKFGGNKSVLSIGRVQTPTLAMIVQRQKEIDAFNTEEYWELKTKYRDVIFNAAIDRLKTKEKAEKGLEYLKQNLFEIISFEIKEGKEKNPRLFDLTALQVEANRKFGFSAENTLKYIQSLYEKKHTTYPRVDTTYLSESLHPQIPAILQSMNFYRELTAPLLAQPIPKSKTVFDDTKVTDHHAIIPTEIPPSSSLSREEKLIYDLVAKRFIAVFYPECKISNTLVEGQVGTIPFKTTGRQILELGWREVYSKEKDDTEKKEKEEEQLIPEFKAGEKGPHKPFIHQGKTSPPKAYTEATLLRAMETAGKQVDDEELREMMKNNGIGRPSTRANIIETLFRRKYIERKKKNIFATSTGVELIDTIQDELLKSPELTGEWEFKLRKIERGEYEASQFKEELIAMVTDLTRKVINEKAKVISFQQEVQPKEKKDPTPRKTVAIIWEETDCPKCGENKLMKGKTAIGCSSYKSCGFKLPFIVFGKKLTEKQIQDIIIKGKSSKLKGFTEHPERLTEGILRLTESGTVGLQTE